The proteins below come from a single Zea mays cultivar B73 chromosome 8, Zm-B73-REFERENCE-NAM-5.0, whole genome shotgun sequence genomic window:
- the LOC100283721 gene encoding MFS18 protein precursor, which yields MAMAMAMSASKMMAVAAAALLALALAVSTAEARNIKTTTTAATEKKDDAVVQPQTFPPFDRLGGGASPASGGLPGTSSGGSSIPAFSMPGSGSSSLPGGSFLPGSSGSIGSMPLFSGGSPAFSGFGGMPGSPAAGSAVPVHGNEP from the coding sequence ATGGCGATGGCGATGGCGATGTCCGCTTCCAAGATGATGGCGGTCGCGGCCGCCGCCCTGCTAGCCCTGGCCCTGGCCGTGTCGACCGCCGAGGCAAGGAACAtcaagacgacgacgacggcggcgacggAGAAGAAGGACGACGCGGTGGTGCAGCCGCAGACCTTCCCGCCCTTCGACCGCCTCGGCGGCGGCGCGTCCCCGGCGTCCGGTGGCCTCCCCGGCACCTCGTCGGGCGGCAGCAGCATTCCAGCGTTCAGCATGCCgggcagcggcagcagcagcctCCCCGGCGGGTCGTTCTTGCccggcagcagcggcagcatcGGCAGCATGCCCCTCTTCAGCGGCGGCTCCCCGGCCTTCAGCGGCTTCGGCGGCATGCCCGGGTCCCCCGCCGCCGGCTCCGCCGTCCCCGTGCACGGCAACGAGCCCTGA